Proteins found in one Paenibacillus sp. FSL R10-2782 genomic segment:
- a CDS encoding endospore germination permease, whose product MVHKQVKISTYQLLILTILFTIGTAILVIPSVMAATAKQDAWIAALVGVGAGLLLIWLYNTITILYPQMTLVEIMETLLGKWLGKSVALLFMVTFFLGGPAAVLYDLGSFLTTQMMPETPIQAVNILFALIVLMGVRLGLETLARSAELLFPLFILLYTAFVVLVVSNIKLENIQPVLEKGVGPIWSAALSFISISFLSHIVLLMIFPSVDQPDQARRAFLTGGLIGGLILLVVITLAVLVLGHDLTARSMYPSYSLAQKINIGNFLQRIEAIMAAMWFISLFFRLALYMHSIMISISQIFNLKDERPLIFPIGMILIVMSVIIYPNVPYQQSWDAKIWTPYVLSMGLFLPLLLLCMHGIQKVWSKKKTGTEG is encoded by the coding sequence ATGGTGCATAAGCAAGTCAAAATCTCCACATATCAATTGTTGATCTTAACGATATTATTTACAATCGGCACTGCAATTCTCGTCATCCCTTCCGTCATGGCCGCTACAGCTAAACAGGATGCATGGATCGCAGCACTCGTCGGAGTGGGCGCCGGGCTGCTGTTGATATGGCTGTACAACACGATTACCATCCTGTATCCACAGATGACCCTGGTCGAAATCATGGAGACCCTTTTGGGCAAGTGGTTAGGGAAGTCTGTTGCTCTACTGTTTATGGTTACATTTTTTCTAGGGGGGCCTGCTGCGGTGTTGTATGATTTGGGGAGTTTTTTGACTACTCAAATGATGCCGGAAACACCGATTCAAGCGGTCAATATCCTTTTTGCGCTCATTGTATTAATGGGCGTACGCCTTGGACTGGAAACGTTAGCTCGTTCTGCTGAACTATTGTTTCCGTTGTTCATTCTGCTGTATACGGCTTTTGTCGTTTTAGTCGTGTCCAATATCAAGCTGGAGAACATCCAACCGGTGCTGGAGAAGGGAGTTGGACCCATTTGGTCTGCTGCCTTGTCCTTTATTAGTATTTCATTTCTGAGCCATATTGTTTTGCTCATGATTTTTCCGTCTGTAGATCAGCCCGATCAAGCACGCAGGGCTTTTTTAACAGGGGGACTGATCGGCGGGTTGATTCTGCTTGTGGTCATTACGTTGGCCGTTTTGGTTCTCGGGCATGATTTAACAGCAAGAAGTATGTATCCGAGCTATTCATTAGCCCAAAAAATAAATATTGGAAATTTTCTTCAGCGTATTGAAGCGATCATGGCCGCCATGTGGTTTATTTCGCTCTTTTTCAGGCTGGCTCTGTATATGCACTCAATTATGATCTCGATAAGCCAAATCTTTAATCTGAAAGATGAGCGTCCGCTTATCTTCCCTATCGGGATGATTCTGATCGTTATGTCGGTGATCATTTACCCGAATGTCCCGTACCAGCAATCCTGGGATGCAAAAATATGGACACCTTATGTCTTATCTATGGGCCTCTTTCTGCCTCTTCTGCTGCTCTGTATGCATGGGATACAAAAAGTCTGGTCAAAGAAAAAAACAGGGACCGAAGGATAG
- the pyk gene encoding pyruvate kinase produces MLKTKIICTMGPACDSIHLLKEMIQAGMTVARLNMAHGELEDHVKRIENVRQAAKELNTFIPVMMDIKGPEIRIGKLREASCLLKPGSQLILTTEEILGDEHRISVNYPDMPKDIKAGDRILIDDGLVDLTVTSIEGTEMICNIVSGGILKPRKGVNLPGIHTTLPGVTERDVKHIQFGVEQRIELIAASFVRKGDDIREIREILKGHNAEHVQIYSKIENAEGMENLDDIIKASDGIMVARGDLGVEVPIQDVPVMQKEMIDKCNLVGKPVIVATHMLESMQVNPRPTRAEVSDVFNAVMQGADVVMLSGESAAGKYPVESVRTMAAVAARAESQFDYQEQFDKRRARQSTNITEVISQGAVSSSLELDAKAIITSTASGFTARMVSKYRPKAPIIAVTPNNTVFAKICLLSGVFPVKGDKVVTTDEMFESSIRNALNAGYIHKGDTVIVSAGVPVAEAGATNLIRVHQV; encoded by the coding sequence ATGCTTAAAACGAAAATTATCTGTACGATGGGACCTGCCTGCGACTCCATTCATTTGTTAAAAGAAATGATCCAGGCAGGTATGACAGTAGCCCGATTGAACATGGCCCATGGGGAGCTGGAAGATCACGTTAAACGTATTGAAAATGTGCGGCAGGCTGCAAAGGAACTGAACACCTTTATTCCTGTCATGATGGATATCAAGGGACCGGAAATACGGATTGGCAAGCTGAGAGAGGCATCCTGTCTGCTGAAGCCAGGTAGCCAGCTTATTTTGACCACGGAAGAAATTTTGGGGGACGAGCACCGTATTTCGGTCAATTACCCGGATATGCCGAAGGATATCAAAGCAGGTGACCGTATTCTCATTGATGATGGCTTGGTCGATCTGACGGTAACCTCTATTGAAGGAACTGAAATGATATGTAATATCGTAAGTGGCGGTATTTTAAAACCGAGAAAAGGTGTGAATCTGCCAGGGATTCATACGACCCTTCCGGGCGTGACAGAGCGCGATGTGAAGCACATCCAATTCGGGGTGGAGCAGCGTATTGAGCTTATTGCGGCTTCTTTTGTGCGTAAAGGCGACGATATTCGTGAGATCCGTGAGATTTTGAAGGGACATAACGCCGAGCATGTACAAATTTATTCTAAAATTGAAAATGCCGAAGGTATGGAAAACCTCGATGATATTATCAAGGCTTCGGACGGTATTATGGTAGCCCGTGGGGATTTGGGCGTCGAAGTGCCTATCCAGGACGTACCTGTGATGCAAAAAGAAATGATCGACAAGTGTAACCTGGTCGGCAAGCCGGTGATCGTGGCTACACACATGCTGGAATCGATGCAGGTCAACCCTCGTCCGACGAGAGCCGAAGTCAGTGACGTGTTTAACGCCGTTATGCAAGGAGCCGATGTGGTGATGCTGTCGGGTGAATCTGCTGCCGGTAAATACCCTGTCGAGTCCGTCCGGACCATGGCTGCTGTAGCTGCGAGAGCCGAATCGCAATTTGACTATCAGGAGCAGTTCGACAAGCGCAGAGCGCGTCAAAGCACCAACATTACCGAGGTTATCAGTCAAGGTGCGGTTAGTTCGTCCCTGGAGTTGGATGCCAAAGCAATCATTACGTCTACGGCCAGTGGCTTCACGGCCCGTATGGTGTCCAAATATCGTCCGAAGGCTCCGATTATTGCAGTTACCCCGAACAATACGGTGTTCGCTAAAATTTGTCTGTTATCCGGGGTATTCCCGGTCAAAGGCGATAAGGTAGTGACGACGGATGAAATGTTCGAATCCTCCATCCGCAACGCCCTGAATGCAGGGTATATTCACAAAGGCGACACCGTTATCGTGTCGGCAGGCGTTCCTGTCGCCGAGGCTGGCGCCACCAACCTGATTCGAGTACATCAAGTGTAA